A part of Thiomicrorhabdus sediminis genomic DNA contains:
- a CDS encoding NADPH-dependent FMN reductase, producing MKIVAFSGSLRANSINSGLLRSLQAIGAYNVQIEIIDYSDVPLYNQDVNDAGMHESVELIGDKISAADAVIIAVPEYNYSFPGVLKNLLDWLSRVESKPFDNKPLALLGASPAMNGTVRAQMHLRQVLVYLNARMLNKPELSINQSNHKFDSQGNLIDKDSLRYLDRFLQALIQFTDN from the coding sequence ATGAAGATTGTTGCCTTTTCCGGTAGTTTACGTGCCAACTCAATTAATAGCGGATTATTGCGAAGTTTGCAGGCGATTGGCGCCTATAATGTGCAGATTGAGATTATCGATTACAGTGATGTGCCTCTATATAACCAAGACGTTAATGATGCAGGCATGCACGAGAGCGTTGAATTGATTGGCGATAAAATTTCGGCGGCAGATGCGGTGATTATTGCGGTACCGGAGTATAACTATTCGTTTCCGGGGGTGTTGAAGAACCTTCTGGACTGGTTGTCGCGTGTTGAATCCAAGCCTTTCGATAATAAGCCGTTGGCACTGCTTGGAGCGAGTCCTGCGATGAATGGTACGGTGCGCGCGCAGATGCATTTACGTCAGGTACTGGTGTATCTGAATGCGCGGATGTTGAATAAACCCGAATTGTCGATTAACCAGAGTAACCATAAATTTGATAGTCAGGGCAATCTGATCGATAAAGACAGTCTGCGTTATTTGGATCGTTTTTTACAGGCTTTGATTCAGTTTACCGACAATTAA
- a CDS encoding putative bifunctional diguanylate cyclase/phosphodiesterase, which yields MLTIHRFFALLFFLIVGGLYTSFAAFYFHEQKAKSEIIAADFQRTLNEIGYQIYSGVSSFAELEEMRAGIQRKAAQNNLIDDISIQYGNKTILSTDPKMFNHSHQQLDEIDVLLESEHLRVYRDIHADVMFYDGVKPINLRIILSPNGDELDRRFDEIINSYINYSLLPTLIIAVLLFLLIKKRLIAPLEKLRQFAYYHNHVPNQFKIRELESIRNSMQQTFKRLNEEAEALYNSARTDDLSGLPNRQQLTERLNWLISESSRTQEEFAYLFIDLDNFKHINDTLGHDTGDELLIEISRIMQAELRGHDIIARFGGDEFVMVLNKYRNHLELNHIIERVLRELQEIDSISNQTVSVSASIGVAFYPKDGKNAQTLMKHADIAMYQAKERGKNQVHYFTEELNQKILQHVTLEQDLRSGIKNKEFELYYQPKVKVETGEISGCECLIRWHHPTRGLIPPNQFIPLAENSGLIVQLGEWVLEEAIQQQLFWKKMYGIDLPISVNVSAHQFAHENFYTRLQQIFKDFEFEPNKLDIEVTESVLLDDSNHNLSILKMIRSLGVTTSLDDFGTGYSSLAYLKRFPINVLKIDKSFMDDYLSRTGSVFIQTIITMAHNLNIEIVAEGIEQQDQLNYLKSVDCEFYQGYFCSKPLPAKNFIELVQDSLNKQAKT from the coding sequence GTGTTGACCATCCATCGTTTTTTCGCATTGCTGTTTTTCCTGATTGTAGGCGGGCTTTACACCAGTTTTGCCGCTTTCTACTTTCATGAACAAAAGGCCAAGTCTGAAATCATCGCTGCGGATTTTCAACGCACCTTGAATGAAATCGGTTACCAAATTTACAGCGGCGTCAGCAGCTTTGCCGAACTTGAGGAGATGCGCGCCGGCATTCAACGCAAAGCCGCGCAAAACAACCTTATCGATGACATTTCCATCCAGTACGGCAATAAAACCATTCTCAGCACCGATCCTAAAATGTTCAATCACAGTCATCAGCAATTGGATGAAATTGATGTCTTATTAGAGTCTGAACACCTCCGCGTCTATCGTGATATACATGCTGATGTGATGTTTTATGACGGCGTTAAACCGATCAACCTGCGCATTATACTTAGCCCAAACGGCGACGAGCTGGATAGACGTTTTGATGAGATTATCAATAGTTATATCAATTACTCTTTATTACCGACTTTGATTATTGCCGTCCTGCTGTTTTTATTGATTAAAAAGCGCCTGATCGCACCACTGGAAAAACTGCGTCAGTTTGCCTATTACCACAATCACGTACCAAACCAATTCAAGATTCGCGAGCTGGAATCGATTCGCAACTCGATGCAACAAACCTTCAAGCGCCTCAATGAAGAAGCTGAGGCTCTTTATAACTCGGCTAGAACCGATGATTTGAGCGGCTTGCCTAATCGCCAACAGCTCACGGAAAGACTCAACTGGCTTATCAGCGAGTCATCACGCACCCAGGAAGAGTTTGCCTATCTGTTTATTGATTTGGACAACTTCAAGCATATCAACGATACACTTGGCCATGATACAGGTGACGAGTTATTGATCGAAATATCGCGCATTATGCAGGCGGAACTCAGAGGTCATGACATTATCGCCCGTTTCGGTGGCGATGAATTTGTCATGGTGCTTAATAAATACCGCAACCACCTCGAACTGAACCATATTATCGAACGGGTTCTTAGAGAGCTGCAGGAGATTGATTCGATCTCCAATCAGACCGTATCGGTCTCCGCCAGTATCGGGGTAGCGTTTTATCCTAAGGACGGCAAAAACGCCCAGACCTTGATGAAACATGCCGATATTGCCATGTATCAAGCCAAAGAGCGGGGGAAAAACCAGGTTCACTATTTTACCGAAGAGCTCAACCAAAAGATTTTGCAGCATGTCACCTTGGAGCAAGATCTACGCAGCGGCATCAAAAACAAAGAGTTCGAACTGTATTATCAACCTAAGGTTAAGGTCGAAACCGGAGAGATTAGCGGTTGTGAATGTCTTATCCGCTGGCATCATCCAACTCGAGGGTTAATACCGCCTAATCAGTTTATTCCCTTGGCCGAAAACAGCGGGTTAATTGTCCAACTTGGCGAATGGGTGCTTGAAGAAGCGATTCAGCAACAGCTGTTCTGGAAAAAGATGTATGGCATTGATCTGCCCATTTCGGTGAATGTCTCGGCGCATCAATTTGCCCATGAAAATTTCTATACGCGCTTACAACAGATTTTTAAGGACTTCGAATTTGAACCCAATAAACTCGATATCGAAGTCACCGAATCGGTTTTACTGGACGACTCAAACCATAACTTATCCATTTTAAAAATGATTCGTTCTTTAGGCGTCACCACTTCTTTGGATGACTTCGGTACCGGTTATTCGTCTCTGGCTTACCTGAAACGCTTCCCGATCAATGTGCTGAAAATCGATAAAAGTTTTATGGACGATTACCTATCCCGGACAGGATCGGTGTTTATCCAGACCATTATCACCATGGCCCACAACCTCAATATCGAAATTGTTGCCGAAGGTATCGAGCAGCAAGACCAACTAAATTACCTGAAGTCGGTGGATTGCGAGTTCTATCAAGGTTATTTTTGCAGTAAACCGCTACCGGCAAAAAACTTTATCGAACTGGTTCAAGACAGCCTTAACAAACAGGCGAAAACTTAA
- a CDS encoding ABC transporter substrate-binding protein produces MKLKLVLMLVAVFLVGCSEQKPPVKVLSNAWIGFTPLFYAQEKGWLKEANIELSTVVSLGESMMIFSSGDFDGMTGTQYEFNKLKSKQFDMVPVVMFDRSNGGDMVMGNIDIDTLRSSDQAVDVVLEINSINMPLFQDFVRRHHLENVAFNFINKDQSKLVSYIKQQTDIGPTLAVTYIPYNFELQTIGFKILASTKDIAELLVLDALYVKRDSMQKNQHSYQKLAEAVQRALKDLHENPKVYYELVKHYLENPSYKEFKASLADIEWLSPPFSEKLQNRMQQIDFPYQDIM; encoded by the coding sequence ATGAAGTTGAAGTTGGTACTGATGCTTGTAGCGGTGTTCTTGGTCGGTTGCAGCGAACAAAAGCCACCGGTCAAAGTTTTGTCAAATGCCTGGATTGGTTTTACCCCTTTGTTTTATGCGCAGGAAAAAGGCTGGTTGAAAGAAGCCAATATCGAACTCTCGACCGTGGTATCGCTGGGCGAATCGATGATGATTTTCAGTAGCGGCGATTTCGATGGCATGACCGGTACTCAATATGAGTTCAATAAACTAAAAAGCAAGCAATTCGACATGGTGCCGGTCGTCATGTTCGACCGCTCCAATGGCGGTGACATGGTCATGGGTAATATCGATATTGATACCCTACGATCGTCTGATCAAGCCGTTGATGTGGTACTTGAAATAAACTCTATCAATATGCCGTTATTCCAAGATTTCGTGCGTCGTCATCACCTGGAAAATGTCGCCTTCAACTTCATCAATAAAGACCAATCCAAACTGGTCTCTTATATCAAACAACAAACTGATATAGGACCGACCCTTGCCGTCACCTATATTCCTTACAATTTCGAATTGCAGACCATTGGCTTCAAGATCCTTGCATCGACCAAAGACATTGCAGAACTGCTGGTTCTCGATGCCCTCTATGTGAAACGCGATTCAATGCAAAAAAACCAACATTCCTACCAGAAACTGGCAGAAGCCGTGCAACGTGCATTAAAAGACTTACATGAAAACCCGAAAGTCTATTACGAATTGGTGAAACATTATCTGGAAAATCCGAGTTATAAAGAGTTTAAGGCTAGCTTGGCGGATATTGAATGGTTAAGCCCGCCATTTAGCGAAAAGCTACAAAACCGAATGCAACAAATTGATTTTCCATACCAAGACATAATGTAA
- a CDS encoding AAA family ATPase translates to MSTQAEFQTLKQHLQQVIVGQETLLDKLMIALLTGGHVLLEGPPGLAKTTAVKTLATGVHASFQRIQFTPDLMPGDVMGSEVLDVNSGALNFVKGPIFNEIVLADEINRAPPKVQSALLEAMAEKQVTAGGQTRALPEMFLVMATQNPLEQNGTYPLPEAQLDRFMLHIVLNYPTESDELEILRRDRAAQMQTKQKVKTEAFLTPENVMHARQSVVQQHISEAVEKYMVGLIAATRQLGELDSQLEGVLEVGASPRASIALLHAASAYSWLQGRDYVTPDDVIAMLPDVLRHRLIVSFSGRAQGWNADSIISRLIDLVSVPLDA, encoded by the coding sequence ATGTCTACGCAAGCCGAATTCCAAACATTAAAGCAACACCTTCAGCAGGTCATTGTCGGTCAGGAAACCTTATTGGATAAGTTAATGATCGCGTTATTGACCGGTGGACACGTTTTATTGGAAGGGCCTCCTGGGTTGGCGAAAACCACTGCGGTTAAAACCTTGGCAACCGGTGTGCACGCCAGCTTTCAGCGTATTCAGTTTACCCCGGATTTAATGCCGGGCGATGTCATGGGTTCCGAAGTGTTGGATGTTAATTCCGGCGCATTGAATTTTGTCAAAGGGCCGATCTTCAATGAAATCGTCCTCGCCGATGAAATCAACCGTGCTCCACCTAAGGTGCAATCGGCTTTGCTTGAAGCCATGGCGGAAAAACAGGTAACTGCCGGTGGGCAAACACGAGCCTTGCCGGAAATGTTTTTGGTGATGGCGACACAGAATCCGTTGGAACAGAACGGAACCTACCCGTTACCGGAAGCGCAGTTAGACCGTTTTATGTTGCACATAGTGCTTAATTATCCAACCGAATCGGATGAGCTGGAGATTCTGCGCCGTGATCGCGCCGCACAGATGCAAACCAAACAAAAAGTGAAAACCGAGGCGTTTCTTACCCCTGAAAATGTCATGCATGCGCGTCAATCGGTAGTTCAGCAACATATTTCCGAAGCGGTCGAAAAATATATGGTGGGCTTGATTGCCGCCACTCGTCAGTTGGGTGAACTGGATAGCCAACTTGAAGGTGTTTTGGAAGTTGGAGCCTCGCCGCGCGCTTCAATCGCACTACTGCATGCCGCCAGTGCTTATTCTTGGTTGCAGGGCAGAGACTATGTCACACCGGATGATGTCATCGCCATGTTGCCCGATGTATTACGCCATCGTTTGATTGTCAGCTTTAGCGGTCGTGCCCAGGGCTGGAATGCCGATTCGATCATCAGCCGTTTAATTGATTTGGTCAGCGTTCCTTTAGACGCTTAA
- a CDS encoding DUF58 domain-containing protein: MALSKSYRNDSFLQLLLKAAQKAFNSLLALSKNSTIHSPLTKQPVMDTAEIIRLAERLEQISGKVSANLKQSEAMRQGEQTSRFMGAGLEYEESRLYQPGDEIRRINWRLMARTGQAYTKLFQEERQENWFILVDHRATMRFGSRKRLKATQAVRVAGYYAWLAQQQGLPLSCALIGEGLQISPSFEGKSSYMHVMQHLSQPCPPLSAQQSRQEPRFNDILIRLKPRLMPGTRLLIISDFHDIDNKTSEILTAMQDQVAIKAVWIRDAVENRLPNVEGLQLQSIGNAQTYQLSGQQAQQQYQEWSKQQLDKNSALLQQANCKLYLLAADSDLTTINQALNPLIWNAEQHTVTTQA, encoded by the coding sequence ATGGCTTTATCCAAGTCCTACCGTAATGACTCCTTTTTGCAGCTGTTGTTGAAAGCTGCCCAGAAAGCTTTCAATTCACTGCTTGCCTTGTCAAAAAATAGCACTATCCATTCGCCTTTGACCAAGCAGCCGGTTATGGATACTGCTGAAATTATCCGTCTCGCCGAGAGATTGGAACAGATTTCCGGCAAGGTTAGCGCCAATCTAAAACAGAGTGAAGCCATGCGTCAGGGGGAGCAGACCAGCCGTTTTATGGGAGCGGGACTCGAATATGAGGAAAGTCGTCTTTATCAACCGGGTGATGAGATTCGCCGTATCAACTGGCGCTTGATGGCGCGCACCGGTCAGGCCTATACCAAGTTGTTTCAAGAGGAGCGTCAAGAGAACTGGTTTATTTTGGTCGATCATCGCGCCACCATGCGTTTTGGCAGTCGTAAGCGTCTGAAGGCGACTCAAGCGGTCAGGGTAGCCGGTTATTATGCTTGGTTGGCGCAACAGCAAGGATTGCCGTTAAGCTGTGCTTTAATCGGCGAAGGGCTGCAAATCTCGCCGAGTTTTGAAGGGAAATCGAGCTATATGCATGTTATGCAGCACTTGAGCCAGCCTTGCCCGCCGCTGAGCGCACAGCAGAGCCGGCAGGAGCCGCGTTTTAACGATATTTTGATCCGCCTTAAACCGCGTTTAATGCCCGGTACCCGTTTACTGATTATCAGTGACTTCCATGATATCGACAATAAAACCAGTGAGATTCTTACCGCAATGCAGGATCAGGTGGCGATTAAGGCGGTTTGGATTCGTGATGCAGTGGAAAACCGCTTGCCGAATGTCGAAGGGTTGCAGTTGCAATCGATTGGCAATGCGCAGACTTATCAACTCAGCGGCCAACAAGCGCAGCAACAATATCAAGAGTGGTCAAAACAGCAACTGGACAAGAACTCTGCACTTTTGCAACAGGCTAATTGTAAGCTCTATTTATTGGCCGCAGATAGCGATTTGACCACGATTAATCAGGCGCTAAACCCGTTGATTTGGAATGCCGAGCAGCACACGGTAACTACGCAGGCATAG
- a CDS encoding vWA domain-containing protein: protein MEQWLLQQIAFFAQLPTDAVVLFEQPQWFWLLLLWPLLWWLSHFRNEDDISQAQQSHTLLVKHPFIERFIGQQGVRSKSVWQWRLLAMNLLRGLLLFCLLLALASPVQKVASDSEPQTETVRDIVFVIESSASFVLPDYQLNNQSATRMQVVKSVLDDFIAQLPGNRFGFSIYAENAYSLLPLTADQDLARLTLQRLQPYLAGRTDEAMGEALGLALRATEQDANTTSRKRIVVLISDGLTEQSRVELSEVINYAQLLQVPIYTIGIGAGSDEADKREFTGLLYQPLEEQSLQALAEQTHGKYYRVGSSEQIGEVLALINQAEGVPFVLPPKPDQRIELYFYPLGLMLLLFAFYAALLLLWSKRSEKTGAQS, encoded by the coding sequence GTGGAGCAGTGGTTATTACAACAGATTGCTTTTTTTGCGCAGTTGCCGACCGATGCTGTTGTGCTATTTGAGCAGCCGCAGTGGTTTTGGTTGTTATTGCTTTGGCCGCTACTTTGGTGGCTCAGTCATTTTCGGAATGAGGACGATATATCCCAAGCACAACAAAGTCATACGCTATTGGTAAAACATCCGTTTATCGAGCGTTTTATCGGTCAACAAGGCGTGCGCAGCAAATCGGTTTGGCAGTGGCGTTTATTGGCGATGAATTTATTAAGAGGTTTGCTCCTGTTTTGTCTGCTGTTGGCTTTGGCCTCACCGGTGCAAAAGGTTGCCTCCGACAGTGAACCGCAAACCGAGACGGTGCGTGATATCGTTTTTGTTATTGAGAGTTCGGCGTCTTTTGTATTACCGGATTATCAATTGAATAACCAATCGGCAACACGTATGCAGGTGGTGAAATCGGTTTTGGATGATTTTATTGCTCAACTACCGGGCAACCGTTTCGGTTTTAGTATCTACGCCGAAAATGCCTACAGTTTATTGCCGTTGACGGCGGATCAGGACTTGGCGCGTTTGACACTGCAACGCCTACAGCCATATTTGGCCGGTCGTACCGATGAGGCGATGGGCGAAGCGCTGGGATTGGCATTAAGGGCCACCGAACAGGACGCCAATACCACCAGCCGTAAACGTATAGTGGTGTTGATTAGTGATGGTTTAACCGAGCAGAGTCGGGTGGAGTTGTCCGAAGTGATCAATTATGCCCAACTGTTGCAGGTTCCAATCTATACCATCGGTATCGGAGCCGGCAGCGATGAAGCCGATAAACGCGAGTTCACCGGTTTGCTTTACCAGCCATTGGAAGAGCAGTCTTTACAGGCGTTGGCTGAGCAGACCCATGGCAAATATTACCGTGTCGGCAGCAGTGAGCAAATCGGCGAAGTATTGGCTTTAATCAATCAGGCCGAAGGTGTACCGTTTGTTTTGCCGCCCAAGCCGGATCAGCGAATTGAACTGTATTTCTATCCGCTTGGCTTAATGTTGCTGCTATTTGCTTTTTATGCCGCACTGTTACTGCTTTGGAGCAAGCGTAGTGAGAAGACGGGAGCGCAATCATAA
- a CDS encoding VWA domain-containing protein, with protein sequence MDLLQALIDGQLQWRQSLWLWALALPGLWWLLQKLLRQHQQVSYADKSLWPWVMADNSAAPLKAQTNTFGRNVIRLLFNGASPLKLLTIAWLLLVIAMAGPRLLDERYTEQSRQGVDILVSLDVSRSMLAEDVQPNRFLMAKSLLQSLSQQLQADDRIGLSIFAAKPHLVLPPTFDKKVFNHATDLVSPGMLPTMGSDLQLALIHDIHRLQQTSSAAKVLLVFTDGAPLFWKPQPLPEAYAKLAAARSQAFADTGVKVIYIGVGSKQPALIPDAEDNSGSLHVNGLLVQTRLEQKQLMKLAEKVQGDYRLASTSPQFIQALLDDIKQVASSQTTTTSQTYWQDYGHGFLIAAVLFLLAAFYLRSLSAGLMQITKRLVKGKTTESGANSLLTVLLLSGFGATAITYSEPSFAAPEEEQALLNEAYQAFESQAYEQSQSLYDRVTNFDGWFGAGAAAYKNADMEAAVIYFRQAAWQAPNDSLRAQALYNLGNSYYQANLLELAIESFQQALVYQSPYVKAKHNLELAQRRYQLEIAVKKQQQSDDGEEQDGSGKKDNQGAFYGGQKPSNDSTNDGLGADDIDGATGAKDYVLPQAQTVTELGLTAKRNQLQLNANAANSSNAVWQAQHNQRRAEKLEAQLQQLKDDQQALLIRLFEREEGFEATQDKAHPVPGVQPW encoded by the coding sequence ATGGATTTATTGCAAGCGCTTATTGATGGACAACTGCAGTGGCGTCAAAGTTTATGGCTTTGGGCGTTAGCTTTGCCAGGATTATGGTGGCTGTTACAAAAACTATTACGCCAACATCAACAGGTGAGTTATGCCGATAAATCCCTTTGGCCTTGGGTCATGGCAGATAACAGTGCAGCGCCGCTTAAAGCGCAGACAAACACGTTTGGGCGAAATGTCATACGCTTGTTGTTTAACGGCGCGTCACCGTTGAAATTATTGACGATTGCTTGGTTGCTGCTGGTGATTGCCATGGCCGGGCCGCGCTTGCTTGATGAGCGTTACACTGAGCAAAGTCGCCAAGGTGTCGATATTCTGGTGAGCCTGGATGTGTCGCGTTCGATGCTGGCCGAAGATGTGCAGCCCAACCGTTTTTTAATGGCTAAGTCTCTGCTGCAGAGCTTATCGCAACAACTGCAAGCGGATGACCGTATTGGTTTGAGTATCTTCGCTGCCAAACCGCATCTGGTATTGCCGCCAACCTTCGATAAAAAGGTTTTCAACCATGCCACCGATCTGGTTTCGCCAGGGATGTTGCCAACAATGGGTAGTGATTTGCAGTTGGCTTTGATTCACGATATTCATCGTCTGCAACAGACATCATCCGCGGCGAAAGTCTTGTTGGTGTTTACCGATGGAGCGCCCTTATTCTGGAAACCTCAGCCGTTACCGGAAGCTTATGCCAAGCTTGCCGCGGCGCGCTCACAAGCCTTTGCCGATACCGGGGTGAAGGTGATCTATATCGGGGTTGGCTCTAAACAACCGGCATTGATTCCCGATGCCGAAGATAACAGCGGTTCCTTGCACGTCAACGGCTTATTGGTACAGACACGTTTGGAGCAGAAGCAGTTGATGAAACTGGCTGAAAAAGTTCAAGGCGATTATAGGCTGGCCAGCACCTCACCTCAGTTTATCCAAGCGCTGCTTGATGATATCAAGCAAGTGGCATCGAGCCAAACAACAACGACCTCACAGACTTATTGGCAAGATTACGGACATGGCTTCTTAATCGCCGCGGTGCTGTTTTTATTGGCGGCGTTTTACCTGCGCAGTTTATCGGCCGGGTTAATGCAGATCACCAAGCGTCTAGTAAAAGGCAAGACGACCGAAAGCGGCGCCAATAGTTTGCTGACAGTGTTGCTGTTAAGCGGTTTTGGTGCCACCGCGATAACCTACAGCGAACCGTCTTTTGCCGCGCCGGAAGAAGAGCAGGCCTTGTTAAACGAGGCTTATCAAGCATTTGAATCGCAAGCTTATGAGCAGTCGCAAAGTCTATATGATCGCGTTACCAACTTTGATGGCTGGTTTGGTGCCGGCGCGGCGGCTTATAAAAATGCCGATATGGAAGCCGCGGTGATTTATTTCCGTCAAGCGGCTTGGCAAGCACCCAACGATTCGTTGCGCGCCCAGGCGCTTTATAATTTGGGCAACAGTTATTATCAGGCCAATTTGCTCGAATTGGCGATTGAATCTTTTCAACAGGCACTGGTTTATCAATCACCTTATGTCAAGGCCAAGCATAATTTAGAGCTGGCTCAAAGACGTTATCAATTGGAAATTGCGGTAAAAAAACAGCAGCAGAGCGATGATGGCGAGGAGCAGGACGGCAGCGGCAAAAAAGACAATCAGGGCGCGTTTTATGGCGGGCAAAAACCGAGTAATGATTCCACTAATGATGGTTTGGGGGCGGATGACATTGATGGTGCAACTGGCGCTAAAGATTATGTGTTACCGCAAGCTCAAACCGTGACCGAACTGGGGTTAACCGCCAAGCGTAATCAATTGCAGCTAAATGCTAATGCCGCCAATAGCAGCAATGCGGTCTGGCAGGCGCAGCACAATCAACGCCGTGCGGAAAAATTGGAGGCGCAGTTACAGCAGCTTAAAGATGATCAGCAGGCTTTATTGATACGTTTATTCGAACGGGAAGAAGGTTTTGAAGCCACACAAGATAAAGCGCATCCAGTACCGGGGGTGCAGCCATGGTAA
- the trxC gene encoding thioredoxin TrxC gives MIVMCPHCAGLNRLNDAKPGAKCGKCKQELFSGNPLEMNAQQFNRALQKTDQPLVVDFWAPWCGPCQGFAPVFNQAAQQFEPAARFVKINTENEQQLAAQFGIRSIPTLAIFQSGKEITRLSGALDMQSFSQWLNQNLPK, from the coding sequence ATGATTGTAATGTGTCCCCATTGCGCCGGTTTAAACCGTCTTAACGATGCCAAGCCGGGCGCAAAATGCGGTAAGTGCAAACAAGAGCTGTTTAGTGGTAACCCCCTAGAGATGAATGCACAGCAGTTCAACCGCGCTTTACAAAAAACCGACCAACCCTTGGTGGTTGATTTCTGGGCACCTTGGTGTGGCCCATGCCAAGGCTTTGCACCGGTTTTCAACCAAGCCGCACAGCAGTTTGAACCGGCCGCCCGCTTTGTTAAAATCAATACCGAAAATGAACAGCAGCTGGCGGCACAATTCGGCATTCGTTCGATTCCAACCCTGGCAATTTTCCAATCCGGCAAGGAAATCACCCGTCTGTCGGGCGCATTGGATATGCAAAGTTTTAGCCAGTGGTTAAACCAAAATCTGCCAAAATAA